Part of the Pelmatolapia mariae isolate MD_Pm_ZW linkage group LG3_W, Pm_UMD_F_2, whole genome shotgun sequence genome is shown below.
AGGAACATCTGGCACATCACATGACCCTTCAAGGTGGCGGTATGGCGCTGCAAGTGGTACAAGAACTGCTGTCGAGCCAGGGCGAGGTCTTTACCAAACACGTCAATGTTCAGGTAATACCTGGTTAAAGAAAACATCATGGCTGTGTGAAAACAGTTTCCCATTCTTAGTAGTAAGGATGATTGTAAATGTAATGACCATATTATAGAAACAACACGATCTCATCCCAAAACGTAACATTCCACGCCatgtgacaaatcgtcggtATGTTACGCGGTCGGAAACATGAGAACCATTTGGAATGAAACatgtaaatttattttgctttctCATCATTAATCGCTTTGGAAACACTATCTAATACAATTAAGActgtggttaaggttagggttagggctggaatacacggCCGGAATGTGTGTTATTGCCGGGAGTGTCATTCCATCCACAATCCAGTGCATATCATAGGTTACCTTTTGTGTTGCTATGGGACGCCTCAGgatgtgacaaatcgtcagtatGTTACGCGTTGGGAATAAGAGCGGTCTCCATAGAAACTATCTGTACCATGTAGAAAAAAGTGAATTTCTTGTGCTCCCTAGTGATACTATTAAAAGTTGCTGTTATAGACAATGGTTCGTGTTACTGTGCAGTACACTTGCTTCAGCAACATCCATTTAGTCTTATCAATAAATGAAGAAGGAACATTTACCAGTCATCTCCAATTGGGACCCTGAAAGGGAAGGTACAGAGGCTGGCCACAGTAGGATTGGACATATCATCCACCATCCAGTCAATCTCCTTCTTTAGTAGGATTGCCATGTTACTGGGCAAAAGCTTGAATGGCTGCCAGTCTTGAATGATGGTTGCGTTAGGGAGGACCCCGTGCATCAGGTCACTGTTTAAGTAGAGCTGCTGGATTGCTGTGTGGTCCAGACGCACTGGAGGAGGACTGGAGCAAAAGGCGGACAAAGTGGATTCATTGTCTCCTTCTAGACCAAATTCAGAGAGATGCAGTTTGAGGTCTTCAGCTCTAAAGCGCATCAGCAGGATTCCCTGCAGAGAGAAAAGGCAGCATTGAAAGCATGCAAACAGCCCAAAAAGGCTCATGATGACTAACAAGCCATTTAACATCGGGACAGatcaaaacatttatttactcTACCTGCTTAGTTATGATGCGGTACTTTTCAAAGTCCTTTGGTCCAAGCTGATCATCACGGGTCAAGCGGCATACTTTGACCTCTGGATACCTAGATTTAACCAGCTCAGAACAAAAGCGTAGCAGAACACCTGCCACGCCCTTGCCCCTTTCCTGGGGGGCAACACGGAGACCTTCCACCAGCATGGTCTCCCCATCATCGATGACACAGACAGACTCCAGAGCAATCTACCAAGCAATCAAACAAAGGAAGATAACAGACAAAAAAGCCATCACGCTGACATGgatacttttaattatttatttatctaaggGGCTAACTCTGCTAGTTTGTGAGGAAGTCATATCTAGTTGCAGGGTGTTTTACTCAAGCTCATAGTAGTAAGTTTGGCAGTCTGTTAATAGGAGAGATAATTTACTGAATTATGTGCTcaaatcaacaaacagcattcagatatatgttttgttatgttttataTGTATAGTAGATCTGCTGAGGTTTCAGGCTGGCTGGGTCATTTATCAGGGTGATGCTTTACAGCCATTAATCCTATGAACTGAACTTTTACTACTGAGTGAACTTACCACTTTTCCATGTTTG
Proteins encoded:
- the nat16 gene encoding histidine N-acetyltransferase, which produces MKIDTSLNMPQLPEALSQAGLQFTVATEEDFDEIMAMSQDIYGGLDYLPTRYTSWLQDTNRTVILARKHGKVIALESVCVIDDGETMLVEGLRVAPQERGKGVAGVLLRFCSELVKSRYPEVKVCRLTRDDQLGPKDFEKYRIITKQGILLMRFRAEDLKLHLSEFGLEGDNESTLSAFCSSPPPVRLDHTAIQQLYLNSDLMHGVLPNATIIQDWQPFKLLPSNMAILLKKEIDWMVDDMSNPTVASLCTFPFRVPIGDDWYYLNIDVFGKDLALARQQFLYHLQRHTATLKGHVMCQMFLDPPLWKAMAEFCHNTLSVELVKEYTEQCVVECDVI